One window of the Xiphophorus couchianus chromosome 12, X_couchianus-1.0, whole genome shotgun sequence genome contains the following:
- the LOC114155135 gene encoding eukaryotic translation initiation factor 4E-binding protein 1-like, translating to MSTDCQKTTAKTIPSTRRVIINNADHMPHDYSTTPGGTLFSTTPGGTRIIYDRKFLLECRSSPLTRTPPRGLPPIPGVTSPPSKGPNEKTVNGEVENNNSISAPETSNAGEDAQFEMDI from the exons ATGTCCACCGACTGCCAGAAGACAACTGCCAAGACCATCCCGTCGACCAGGAGGGTGATCATCAACAACGCGGACCACATGCCCCACGACTACTCCACCACCCCGGGAGGAACCCTGTTTAGCACCACTCCTGGAG GAACCAGGATCATCTATGACCGAAAGTTCCTGCTAGAGTGCCGCAGCTCTCCGCTGACCAGGACCCCTCCTCGAGGGTTGCCCCCCATTCCAGGGGTCACTAGTCCGCCATCCAAAGGGCCCAATGAGAAGACTGTCAATGGGGAAGTTGAGAACAACAACTCCATTTCTGCTCCTGAAACGAGCAATGCTG GTGAAGACGCACAGTTTGAAATGGACATCTAG
- the spaw gene encoding southpaw, giving the protein MESRVLAVFCTLSLCFGAVISTRTRRHHTHLEAGSAHGNMSTNHRSRYPLYMMQLYRSFSAADSIASLTFNTFAAPRDQLSAYSSDSVLSLVAKGCHQVGDRWMVTFDMSSISTSELVQLAELQIRLPAFSASHHATVDLYHSQKHSCDLEGQESEEEAVFLGSFGATPSSTKSSWKAFNVTNLLKYWLYQGDAVLSREGSGVTQKDGGSGYGDEDILGRSQRKVQYPTTNRVMMVIFSKHNLPQDSSGAYSLIHTVENSKYVTASRVKSDRKSRRRKRNRLEALRVTHGAAPTVALAAEQAQGPLCRRVDMWVDFDHIGWDEWIVHPKRYNAYRCEGECPIPLDESFNPTNHAYMQSLLRHHNPGRVSCPSCVPTRLSPLSMLYYENNDLTLRHHEDMIVEECGCH; this is encoded by the exons ATGGAGAGCAGAGTCCTCGCTGTCTTCTGCACGCTCTCGCTCTGCTTTGGAGCCGTCATCTCGACGCGGACGCGTAGACATCACACACACCTGGAGGCCGGTTCAGCTCACGGAAACATGTCAACTAATCATCGCAGCAGATATCCTTTGTACATGATGCAGCTGTACCGCTCCTTCAGTGCTGCCGACTCCATCGCCTCACTGACTTTCAACACCTTTGCAGCTCCAAGGGACCAGCTGTCAGCTTACAGCTCTGATTCTGTGCTGAGTCTAGTGGCCAAAG GTTGTCATCAAGTGGGCGACAGATGGATGGTCACCTTTGACATGTCTTCCATCTCCACCAGTGAGCTGGTCCAGCTAGCAGAGCTTCAGATCCGACTCCCAGCGTTCTCTGCCTCTCACCATGCTACTGTGGATTTATATCATTCCCAGAAGCACAGCTGTGACCTGGAGGGCCAGGAGTCAGAGGAGGAGGCTGTCTTCTTGGGGAGCTTTGGTGCAACACCGAGCAGCACAAAGTCTTCCTGGAAAGCATTCAATGTGACAAATCTCTTGAAATACTGGCTTTACCAGGGAGATGCAGTGTTGAGCCGAGAGGGCTCAGGGGTGACTCAGAAAGACGGCGGGAGCGGTTATGGGGATGAAGACATCTTGGGAAGAAGTCAAAGAAAAGTACAATATCCAACCACAAATCGGGTGATGATGGTCATCTTCTCCAAACACAACCTGCCCCAGGATTCCTCTGGAGCTTACAGTCTCATTCACACTGTGGAAAACTCCAAGTATGTGACAGCCAGCAGGGTCAAGAGTGATAGGAAAAGCCGGCGCCGCAAGAGGAACCGATTGGAGGCCCTGCGAGTTACCCATGGGGCTGCACCTACAGTGGCCCTCGCAGCGGAACAGGCTCAGGGGCCTCTGTGTCGCAGGGTGGACATGTGGGTAGACTTTGACCACATTGGCTGGGATGAGTGGATCGTGCATCCGAAGCGCTACAACGCCTATCGCTGTGAGGGAGAGTGTCCCATCCCTCTAGATGAGTCCTTCAACCCCACCAACCACGCCTACATGCAG AGCCTGCTGAGACATCACAACCCAGGAAGAGTGTCCTGCCCTTCCTGTGTGCCGACACGCCTTTCCCCGCTCTCCATGCTGTACTATGAGAACAATGACCTGACCCTGCGGCACCACGAGGATATGATTGTTGAAGAGTGCGGCTGCCACTGA
- the LOC114154705 gene encoding deoxycytidine kinase-like encodes MFLLINKRQGKCLLSIAMHFQMAALHRLLVLHRVSEIQKQGSGLMQLRRFAFTLWKPPNSSFLRGRTTICSYMDKNIGDPSVSCSKNYSSSSKDGASRVKRVSIEGNVAVGKSTFAKLLQSVSTDWEVVQEPVGKWQNIEIKTSKEIDASPQGTVNNLLEMMYQDPQRWSYTFQTYSCVSRMRIQLQAPPAHLLNAKESPVQVYERSVYSDRYIFALNMFELGCINTTEWATYQDWHSLMVEQFGHRVELEGIIYLRASPKMCMERLKSRGRPEEEGVKLDYLETLHRQHEKWLVEKSTEIHFEKLKKIPVLQLDASVAFNSDPKVQNLFVAKVKDFFKTL; translated from the exons ATGTTTCTGCTGATTAATAAGAGACAGGGAAAGTGTTTGCTATCCATTGCTATGCATTTCCAGATGGCTGCCCTGCACCGACTACTTGTGTTACACCGGGTTTCTGAAATCCAGAAACAGGGTTCAGGTCTGATGCAGCTCAGGAGGTTTGCATTCACACTGTGGAAACCACCAAACAGCTCATTTCTGAGAGGAAGGACAACTATCTGCAGCTATATGGATAAAAATATAGGGGATCCAAGTGTTTCATGCTCTAAAAACTACTCGAGTTCATCTAAGGATGGTGCATCGCGAGTGAAGAGAGTTTCTATCGAGGGAAACGTCG CTGTTGGAAAGTCAACCTTTGCAAAACTCCTGCAGTCGGTTTCTACGGACTGGGAGGTGGTGCAAGAGCCTGTCGGTAAATGGCAGAACATTGAGATCAAGACCTCAAag GAAATAGATGCTTCACCCCAAGGAACAGTCAACAACTTGCTGGAGATGATGTACCAGGACCCTCAGCGTTGGTCCTACACATTTCAAACATATTCTTGTGTGAGCCGAATGAGGATACAACTTCAGGCCCCTCCTGCTCATCTCCTCAACGCAAAGGAAAGCCCTGTCCAGGTGTATGAGCGCTCGGTCTACAGTGACag ATACATCtttgctctgaatatgtttgaACTGGGCTGCATCAACACCACTGAATGGGCGACGTACCAGGACTGGCACTCCCTGATGGTGGAGCAGTTTGGACACCGGGTGGAGCTGGAGGGCATCATCTACCTCAGAGCCTCACCCAAG ATGTGCATGGAGCGTCTCAAGTCACGGGGAAGACCTGAGGAGGAGGGAGTGAAGCTGGACTACTTGGAGACGCTGCATAGGCAGCATGAGAAGTGGCTGGTAGAGAAGAGTACTGA GATACACTTTGAGAAGTTGAAAAAGATCCCTGTGTTGCAGCTTGATGCCAGTGTGGCATTTAATAGTGATCCCAAAGTGCAGAATCTGTTTGTTGCAAAG gTGAAGGACTTCTTTAAAACTTTGTGA